In Zygosaccharomyces rouxii strain CBS732 chromosome D complete sequence, one DNA window encodes the following:
- the FCY2 gene encoding purine-cytosine permease (similar to uniprot|P17064 Saccharomyces cerevisiae YER056C FCY2 Purine-cytosine permease mediates purine (adenine guanine and hypoxanthine) and cytosine accumulation), with protein MDKFELEKQSPTVTVVEDGGYTEEGGYTEEVKQSPFKKYIHFLIQGAETKGVEPVTDDEKHGDSIVNSASMWFSANMVIAAFSIGTLGPMIYDLNFGQCVFIIIFFNILGSLGVAFFSGFGAEFGLRQMILSRYMVGNLTARVFALINIVACVGWGVVNTIASAQLLEVVNQGPHQCPPWAGCLIITGGTFFVTFFGYKAIHVYEKYSWIPNFAVFLVIIACLKKNGSFSNGPWTGGKTTAGNVLSFGSAVFGFAAGWTTYAADYTVYLPRKTNKVKIFFSLCFGLLFPLFFCMILGAAAARCTDKNALYMDNYQKHSVGGLIYAVLVPKSLHGFGSFCCVVLSLSTIANNIPNMYTIALSAQALWGPLTRIPRILWTAAGNGAVLGISIAAYYKFDNFMQNFMDSIGYYLAIYLAISLSEHFIYRKGFKGYNVDDWNNWNGLPIGIAGCCALFCGGVGVAVGMDQTYWEGEIGRKIGKYGGDIGFELGAGFAFIVYNLLRPFEKKYFGR; from the coding sequence ATGGATAAGTTCGAGTTAGAGAAGCAGTCGCCAACGGTTACGGTCGTAGAAGATGGTGGATATACTGAAGAAGGTGGGTATACTGAAGAAGTTAAGCAGTCGCCTTTCAAGAAGTATATCCATTTTTTGATTCAAGGTGCAGAGACTAAGGGTGTTGAACCGGTAACCGACGACGAGAAGCATGGTGATTCAATTGTCAATAGTGCCTCCATGTGGTTTTCCGCCAACATGGTTATCGCAGCTTTTTCTATTGGTACTTTGGGCCCCATGATTTACGATCTAAATTTCGGCCAATGTGtgtttattattattttcttcaatattCTGGGGAGTCTTGGTGTGGCATTCTTTTCGGGATTCGGTGCTGAATTTGGTCTTAGACAGATGATTCTGTCGAGATATATGGTTGGTAATTTGACCGCTAGAGTATTTGCCCTAATCAATATAGTTGCATGTGTTGGTTGGGGGGTTGTGAATACGATTGCATCGGCGCAATTGCTCGAAGTGGTTAATCAAGGTCCGCACCAATGTCCTCCATGGGCGGGCTGTCTTATAATTACGGGTGGTACTTTCTTTGTGACATTCTTTGGATACAAAGCTATCCACGTCTATGAAAAATATTCAtggattccaaatttcGCAGTTTTCCTCGTTATCATTGCATGTCTAAAGAAGAATGGTTCATTTTCTAACGGACCATGGACTGGCGGTAAGACAACAGCAGGAAACGTCCTTTCATTTGGTAGTGCGGTATTTGGATTTGCAGCAGGTTGGACTACTTATGCTGCGGATTATACCGTTTATCTTCCTAGAAAGACTAACAAagttaaaatctttttttcactaTGTTTTGGACTTCTTTTCCCATTGTTCTTCTGTATGATCTTGGGAGCCGCTGCCGCCAGATGTACCGATAAAAATGCACTTTACATGGATAACTATCAAAAGCATTCAGTAGGTGGATTGATTTATGCGGTCTTGGTTCCAAAATCTTTACATGGTTTCGGTAGTTTCTGCTGTGTGGTCCTTTCATTGTCAACGATTGCTAATAATATTCCCAACATGTATACTATTGCTCTTTCAGCACAGGCATTATGGGGACCACTAACTCGTATACCACGTATTCTTTGGACAGCTGCTGGTAATGGTGCGGTATTGGGTATTTCAATTGCAGCCTATTACAAGTTTGATAATTTCATGCAAAACTTTATGGATTCCATTGGTTATTATCTAGCCATCTACTTGGCAATTTCATTATCTGAACATTTCATTTACAGAAAAGGGTTTAAAGGTTACAACGTTGACGACTGGAATAATTGGAACGGCTTACCAATTGGTATTGCAGGCTGTTGTGCGCTTTTCTGCGGTGGTGTCGGTGTTGCAGTTGGTATGGATCAAACCTATTGGGAGGGTGAAATTGGTAGAAAGATTGGTAAATACGGTGGTGATATCGGGTTTGAACTTGGTGCTGGATTTGCCTTCATAGTTTACAACCTATTGAGaccatttgaaaagaaatattttGGTCGTTAG
- a CDS encoding 60S ribosomal protein eL34 (highly similar to uniprot|P40525 Saccharomyces cerevisiae YIL052C RPL34B Protein component of the large (60S) ribosomal subunit, nearly identical to Rpl34Ap and has similarity to rat L34 ribosomal protein) produces MAQRVTYRRRNPYNTRANKIRVVKTPGGVLHSQHVKKLVNRPKCGDCGNALPGIKAVRPRSYATLSKTNKSVSRVYGGSRCANCVKERVVRAFLIEEQKIVKRVVKEQTEIAKREAGKSKSKKNNKKR; encoded by the coding sequence ATGGCTCAACGTGTCACCTATAGGAGAAGAAACCCTTACAACACTCGTGCCAACAAGATCAGAGTCGTCAAGACTCCAGGCGGTGTGCTTCACTCTCAACACgtcaaaaaattggtgaacAGACCAAAATGTGGTGACTGTGGTAACGCTCTACCAGGTATCAAAGCCGTTAGACCAAGATCTTACGCAACTCTATCAAAGACCAACAAGTCCGTTTCTCGTGTCTACGGTGGTTCTCGTTGCGCAAACTGTGTCAAGGAAAGAGTTGTCAGAGCTTTCTTgattgaagaacaaaagatCGTTAAGAGAGTTGTCAAGGAACAAACTGAAATCGCTAAGAGAGAAGCCGGTAAGTCTAAGTCtaagaagaacaacaagaagcGTTAA
- a CDS encoding uncharacterized protein (no similarity) has product MYFTPNLVLSVLAVFAFDSAVLSAPVNGTAPYSESALYPIQQPTQAAGAGASSGNSIYPGQGSGAGAGAKGAGAGGATQAWRREVQVATPAAPSSAAPSSTRSIVTKSPQYPTTSATAQVPPTGVAAVQYLI; this is encoded by the coding sequence ATGTACTTTACTCCAAATTTAGTGCTAAGTGTTTTGGCAGTTTTCGCCTTTGATAGCGCGGTCCTATCGGCTCCGGTTAACGGCACTGCTCCATACTCAGAATCTGCATTGTATCCTATCCAGCAACCCACTCAAGCTGCTGGTGCAGGTGCAAGTTCTGGTAATAGTATCTACCCTGGGCAAGGTTCTGGCGCTGGCGCTGGCGCCAAGGGagctggtgctggtggtgctaCTCAAGCTTGGAGGAGAGAAGTACAAGTGGCTACCCCTGCTGCGCCAAGCTCTGCCGCTCCAAGCTCTACCAGATCTATTGTCACCAAGTCTCCTCAGTATCCTACCACCTCAGCAACTGCCCAAGTTCCGCCAACTGGTGTTGCAGCTGTGCAATATTTGATCTAA
- the ATG27 gene encoding Atg27p (similar to uniprot|P46989 Saccharomyces cerevisiae YJL178C ATG27 Type II membrane protein that binds phosphatidylinositol 3-phosphate required for the cytoplasm-to-vacuole targeting (Cvt) pathway) encodes MRFVFTVAVGLLFAPCINAIKCNSDDVLKRYGISKNTLSSSLQRDTPPSKTAEQWFLGICEEDGFDAVPDCNSKDILCGTTRVALPDKNPILTQVIDFPQNIKYNVEQQENGFTLKLTGAKWGSGQYDAFIEFHCSENRDTDDMTFDRWQGSEVKLSVQGPSGCLKKDNNGGEHGGDSGGDNGNDKQPNKSSGSSWFTWLLIYAILFTLIYLSIISYANTRGGSFQDFKEEFLDRSKQLITSLPEFVKEIASKLFGSRSSPRGGYSAV; translated from the coding sequence ATGAGATTCGTGTTCACTGTAGCAGTCGGTCTGCTGTTTGCACCATGTATCAACGCCATTAAATGTAATTCTGACGATGTTTTGAAGCGCTATGGGATATCAAAGAATACACTCTCGAGCAGTTTGCAAAGAGATACACCACCAAGTAAAACTGCTGAACAATGGTTTTTAGGCATttgtgaagaagatgggTTCGATGCAGTCCCAGATTGTAATTCAAAAGATATTCTATGTGGTACAACACGCGTTGCTCTACCTGATAAGAATCCCATCTTGACACAAGTTATCGACTTCCCACAAAATATCAAATACAACGTTGAACAACAGGAAAATGGATTCactttgaaattaacaGGTGCCAAATGGGGCTCAGGTCAATATGATGCCTTCATAGAATTTCATTGTAGTGAGAATAGGGATACCGATGACATGACGTTTGACCGTTGGCAAGGTTCTGAAGTTAAACTTTCCGTTCAAGGGCCCTCAGGATGTTTGAAAAAGGATAACAACGGTGGTGAACATGGTGGCGATAGTGGTGgtgataatggtaatgataaACAACCTAACAAGAGTAGCGGTAGTTCGTGGTTTACCTGGTTACTTATATATGCCATCTTGTTCACATTGATTTACCTGTCTATCATATCATATGCAAATACCAGAGGTGGCTCATTCCAAGATTTCAAGGAAGAGTTCTTAGATCGTTCAAAACAGCTAATCACTTCGTTACCAGAATTCGTCAAAGAGATCGCATCTAAATTGTTTGGTAGTAGATCCTCGCCAAGAGGTGGGTACAGTGCGGTATAG
- the PFD1 gene encoding prefolding complex chaperone subunit (highly similar to uniprot|P46988 Saccharomyces cerevisiae YJL179W PFD1 Subunit of heterohexameric prefoldin which binds cytosolic chaperonin and transfers target proteins to it involved in the biogenesis of actin and of alpha- and gamma-tubulin), producing MSTQLAQELATNLRSSKAQLNTVNQQLLMLERQDKLAQVTTNELESYPVNKVWRGLGKAFVLQDKSKYVKDLNHDAGIVEEQTKALKIKQHYLETTIEKIVENLKALMEKSK from the coding sequence ATGTCGACTCAATTGGCCCAAGAGCTGGCCACAAACCTCAGAAGTTCTAAAGCACAACTTAATACTGTGAACCAGCAATTACTTATGCTAGAGAGACAGGACAAGTTGGCACAAGTTACCACAAACGAACTAGAATCATATCCAGTGAATAAGGTATGGAGAGGACTCGGTAAGGCTTTTGTTCTACAGGATAAGTCGAAATATGTGAAAGATTTAAACCATGATGCTGGTATCGTGGAAGAACAGACCAAGGCATTGAAAATAAAGCAACACTACTTGGAGACTactattgaaaaaatcgtTGAGAATCTCAAAGCATTGATGGAGAAGAGTAAATAG
- the ATP12 gene encoding ATP synthase complex assembly protein ATP12 (similar to uniprot|P22135 Saccharomyces cerevisiae YJL180C ATP12 Molecular chaperone required for the assembly of alpha and beta subunits into the F1 sector of mitochondrial F1F0 ATP synthase), translated as MSGLLRYSRNFTGALHRQVRWYASPVSPAGVDDAVDKLKTETNRLSQIAKKFWDQVSVGENVQNGKLVIQLDKKPVRTPLGNHLAVDKDRKILARLLQKEWSNISHGSVKTHALPLTSLIARCIDLEAANAEGAHPDLKVKIGGNRNELSNSLLRYLDTDTILVFSPRDELEGKLRAAQDDMYLPIIGSVEKFLSQHSDKPISLQILDADLHGLRGNAQKPETLAAARKFLDSLSAWDLAIFEKTVLTTKSFICGILLLQNKASTDPAKGLQYTMEDIARAATLETIHQTERWGEVEDTHDVDKRDIRRNVHAAAIAAYKA; from the coding sequence ATGTCTGGTCTCCTTAGATATTCTAGAAATTTTACTGGAGCTTTGCATAGGCAGGTACGTTGGTATGCATCACCTGTATCACCAGCTGGCGTTGATGATGCCGTAGATAAACTGAAGACAGAGACCAACAGGCTATCACAAATCGCTAAAAAATTCTGGGATCAAGTATCTGTTGGTGAGAATGTGCAGAATGGTAAATTAGTTATTCAATTAGATAAAAAACCGGTAAGAACACCTTTGGGTAACCATCTGGCTGTTGACAAAGATAGAAAGATATTGGCGAGACTCTTACAAAAGGAATGGTCTAATATCTCCCACGGATCTGTTAAAACTCACGCTTTACCATTAACGTCTTTGATTGCAAGATGTATCGACTTAGAAGCTGCTAATGCAGAGGGTGCTCATCCTGATCTAAAAGTTAAGATCGGTGGTAATCGTAACGAACTCTCCAACTCCTTACTACGTTATTTGGATACAGATACAATTTTGGTGTTTTCACCAAGAGATGAACTAGAAGGTAAGTTAAGAGCAGCTCAAGATGACATGTATCTGCCCATTATTGGTtctgtggaaaaattcttgagcCAACACAGTGACAAACCTATCAGTTTGCAGATATTGGATGCCGATCTCCATGGTTTAAGAGGTAATGCTCAAAAACCTGAAACTTTAGCTGCGGCTaggaaatttttggataGTTTGAGCGCTTGGGATTTAGCTATTTTTGAGAAGACGGTCTTAACCACTAAATCATTCATCTGTGGTATACTACTACTGCAAAACAAGGCTTCTACTGATCCGGCAAAGGGTCTGCAATACACTATGGAGGATATTGCCAGAGCAGCTACGTTAGAGACTATCCATCAAACTGAGCGCTGGGGAGAAGTGGAAGATACTCACGACGTTGATAAACGTGACATCAGAAGAAATGTTCATGCTGCGGCAATTGCAGCTTACAAAGCTTAA
- the RBH1 gene encoding Rbh1p (weakly similar to uniprot|P47101 Saccharomyces cerevisiae YJR030C Hypothetical ORF) translates to MLMVNETRMLKFKQVQQEHVGVLRELLAFCETLRPSPKAAQKYMKDVKVILEFVTNSLKVLIAKHTLVTSPSELLPARLFAEVELLNTYKDVLFGSIKLIFNKDTSAFRMRTEPNFTQSVIKIYMALIQFHHMWAAETLQLKSMIHAFQYQFGSNYNIANCNILNLNQVHDLLSQTFDLVSPPLLDIRRVAKRDYFRLTTERFGYRELLVEIFQLSNGELAIFKVNCGELPAPTNSSSHLLQRLAEGESNLLNLGRTLLFPALREYDLEVVTLIDSGTELRTPTSSDVHLQLQCVDAMQWESHWKFCFQKLFDKKNVIPPLLQSSTLAPMARSSHPFQSFKFKHQKLEDLRPDTYSGIAIQMPQQVVESQKAKENSIKDFKQNSFKLHKSKPLQRPLSSMMQDIDLNDTPKRSASDNSMFKSPSLRDIEQLSCSKLLELDKSIDMNLSQTALETPEMKECKTMSQHSSIEKTDPVVEGDIEVIDIESDDDTDGQESSIFNPTADIYKPSFHNRKSFSLLSLFKPKSKKNSNIDTSNDSGFSLNNQNSSSSLFGPRSATSSSLSSKSSMNSLLKSNNGVGIPSGIGLNNESTIFESKITRVSSWNGRLWEPIKAEKLKLTIVKSNKNETVLVVHEEKEIYFCKLAARITPQWKCSRGGAQDVQLNVPFSEFMANTFSEGGNFLNIRCVEANRLQNFLQHCIKGDVIPAHLLSHSLPNSMTAGTLSSNGSSLLSDQSSSMISDSSAFKLAASAANTRLLLPNIKVKRYVHSETTTWQEQLSTMVDLYACEYKGLLLRVLFKFLENGKNDDTLLVGLNDIRRIGTTGLLLVCRNEEQFLEFQNKAVADQVYRLIRP, encoded by the coding sequence ATGCTTATGGTTAATGAGACTAGGATGTTGAAGTTCAAGCAGGTGCAACAAGAGCACGTTGGCGTCTTGAGAGAACTGCTAGCGTTTTGTGAGACTCTAAGACCGAGTCCAAAAGCTGCTCAAAAGTATATGAAAGATGTGAAAGTAATCTTAGAATTCGttaccaattctttaaaagtACTTATCGCTAAGCATACGTTAGTAACATCACCAAGTGAGTTGTTACCGGCACGACTCTTTGCAGAAGTTGAACTGTTAAACACATATAAGGATGTTTTATTTGGTTCTATCAAATTAATCTTTAACAAGGACACTTCTGCTTTCAGAATGAGAACTGAACCTAATTTTACTCAAAGTGTCATAAAGATATACATGGCATTGATACAGTTTCATCATATGTGGGCAGCAGAGACATTACAACTAAAGTCCATGATTCATGCGTTCCAATACCAATTTGGTTCTAACTACAACATTGCCAACTGTAacattttaaatttaaaccAAGTTCATGATCTTTTATCCCAAACTTTTGACCTAGTCTCACCTCCACTACTAGATATTCGACGCGTAGCCAAGAGGGACTATTTCCGTTTAACCACGGAAAGATTTGGATACCGAGAACTATTGgtggaaatttttcaattgtccaatggtgaattggCTATTTTCAAAGTAAATTGTGGGGAGTTGCCTGCTCCCACAAATTCATCCAGTCACCTTTTACAACGATTAGCCGAAGGTGAATCTAACTTATTAAATTTGGGTAGAACTCTTTTGTTTCCAGCATTGAGGGAATATGATCTGGAAGTTGTAACACTTATTGATTCCGGTACTGAGTTACGTACACCTACTAGTAGTGACGTTCATCTACAATTACAATGTGTGGATGCTATGCAATGGGAAAGCCATTGGAAATTCTGCTTTCAGAAGTTGTTTGACAAAAAGAACGTTATCCCACCTTTGCTACAGAGTAGTACCTTAGCGCCAATGGCAAGATCTTCGCATCCTTTCCAATCCTTTAAATTCAAGCATCAAAAACTGGAAGATTTAAGACCTGATACTTACAGCGGCATTGCTATTCAAATGCCCCAACAAGTAGTAGAATCTCAAAAGGCCAAGGAAAATTCtatcaaagatttcaagcaaaattctttcaaGCTACACAAGTCTAAACCTTTACAGAGGCCATTATCCTCAATGATGCAAGATATTGATTTGAACGACACACCAAAAAGAAGTGCCAGTGACAACAGCATGTTTAAGTCGCCTTCATTGAGAGATATCGAACAATTAAGttgttccaaattgttagaattggataaaagTATTGATATGAATCTTTCTCAAACAGCACTAGAGACTCCAGAGATGAAAGAGTGCAAAACCATGTCACAACATTCGTCGATTGAGAAAACTGATCCAGTAGTGGAAGGTGATATCGAAGTTATTGATATCGAAAGCGATGACGATACTGATGGCCAAGAGAGTTCTATCTTTAACCCAACCGCCGATATTTACAAACCAAGCTTTCATAACCGTAAATCTTTCTCTTTACTCAGTTTATTCAAACCAAAGAGtaagaagaattcgaaCATTGATACCAGTAATGATAGTGGGTTTTCACTAAACAACCAAAATTCGAGTTCAAGTTTATTTGGCCCCAGATCTGCTACTTCATCCTCATTGTCTTCTAAGAGCAGTATGAACTCTTTACTAAAGTCTAACAATGGCGTTGGAATTCCTTCTGGCATTGGGTTGAATAATGAAAGTACCATCTTTGAAAGTAAAATTACCAGAGTTTCCAGCTGGAATGGAAGATTATGGGAACCAATAAAGGCcgaaaaattgaaattgacaATTGtaaaatcaaataaaaatgaaacCGTCTTAGTGGTCCATGAGGAGAAGGAAATTTATTTCTGTAAGCTTGCCGCCCGTATCACACCACAATGGAAATGCTCTAGAGGCGGTGCACAGGATGTGCAGTTGAACGTTCCCTTTAGCGAATTTATGGCCAACACATTTTCTGAAGGAGGCAACTTTTTGAATATAAGATGTGTGGAAGCTAACAGATTACAAAACTTCTTACAACACTGCATAAAAGGAGATGTAATACCCGCCCACCTATTGTCCCATTCATTACCTAATTCTATGACTGCAGGAACTCTATCAAGCAATGGTTCATCCCTCCTAAGTGATCAGTCATCTTCGATGATTTCGGATTCAAGTGCTTTCAAACTGGCCGCTAGTGCCGCTAATACAAGGTTACTTTTACCGAATATAAAAGTAAAAAGATACGTTCATTCAGAGACCACTACGTGGCAAGAACAACTTTCCACTATGGTAGATTTGTATGCTTGTGAATACAAAGGGCTCCTGCTTCGTGTCCTCTTCAagtttttggaaaatggtaaaaatgatgatacGCTATTAGTGGGATTAAATGATATTAGGAGAATTGGTACAACAGGTCTTCTCTTAGTTTGCAGGAATgaggaacaatttttggaatttcaaaataagGCTGTGGCAGACCAGGTCTACAGACTCATAAGACCATGA
- the MNN11 gene encoding alpha-1,6-mannosyltransferase (similar to uniprot|P46985 Saccharomyces cerevisiae YJL183W MNN11 Subunit of a Golgi mannosyltransferase complex that also contains Anp1p Mnn9p Mnn10p and Hoc1p and mediates elongation of the polysaccharide mannan backbone has homology to Mnn10p) translates to MVLKPKSKLKSGSKKSWAWSLGISKLDSLQRALKKLTPLQRKSISILTGFTLLVYFLSSLFQLRSGSGKVYPVEHGYYQNEIPASRQFIFPYIEHGSVLREIGIKGLFTLRTELNGESKFVLNTQDKPLSDDEKKKTTDQILLVKRSFLDHGKLVYRKESNHPEIVIVTLIDFENYPVDTIVDIVQNRVDYAQRHNYGVYVRWIQEFIPLLKSQNPHASYEYIKPLIMRAAMHAFPQAKYLMFVDQDAVIMKTNLPLQQHILNPKILELGLLKDKPVVPNSNIKTYKHFQTAGTKIIVPQGPDGVFDLSTFLVSTDLYGKAFLEYLIDPLFMDYDWPSFESSLGHLLQWHPQLLKRTAVVSNKIIAATYDPVKGFAAPGPDAKPVMHYTEGDLVISLKGCKQRGSCASDINTFYAQTRK, encoded by the coding sequence ATGGTTCTTAAACCCAAATCTAAACTGAAGTCCGGATCAAAAAAATCTTGGGCATGGTCACTTGGGATTTCTAAACTGGATTCTTTACAGAgagctttgaaaaaattgaccCCGTTACAAAggaaatcaatttcaatccTAACAGGATTCACGCTTTTAGTTTATTTCCTAAGCAGTCTTTTCCAATTAAGGTCAGGATCAGGAAAAGTTTATCCAGTTGAACATGGTTATTACCAAAATGAAATTCCTGCATCTCGACAATTCATTTTCCCCTATATTGAGCATGGAAGCGTTCTAAgagaaattggaattaAAGGTTTATTTACCTTAAGAACAGAATTAAATGGTGAATCTAAATTTGTTTTAAACACTCAGGATAAACCATTAAGTGACgatgagaagaagaaaaccACTGATCAAATTCTATTAGTTAAGAGATCATTTTTAGATCATGGTAAATTGGTTTATCGTAAGGAGAGTAACCATCCAGAAATTGTCATTGTTACActaattgattttgaaaactaCCCCGTGGACACCATCGTAGACATCGTTCAAAATAGAGTCGACTATGCTCAAAGGCACAATTATGGTGTTTACGTTCGTTGGATCCAAGAGTTTATCCCCTTGTTAAAGAGTCAAAATCCACATGCAAGTTACGAATATATTAAGCCCCTAATAATGAGAGCCGCAATGCATGCATTTCCTCAGGCCAAATATTTAATGTTTGTTGATCAGGATGCAGTTATCATGAAAACAAATTTACCCTTACAACAACATATTCTAAACcctaaaattttagaattgGGTTTATTGAAAGACAAACCAGTGGTACCAAATTCCAACATCAAAACCTATAAGCATTTCCAAACTGCTGGCACTAAGATAATCGTGCCACAGGGTCCTGATGGGGTTTTCGATCTCTCAACTTTCCTAGTTTCCACAGACTTGTACGGTAAGGCATTTTTGGAATATCTAATAGATCCACTATTTATGGATTACGATTGGCCAAGTTTCGAAAGCAGTTTGGGCCATTTGCTACAATGGCATCCACAATTGTTGAAGAGAACAGCTGTTGTCTCGAATAAGATTATAGCTGCTACTTATGATCCAGTAAAGGGCTTCGCAGCACCGGGTCCAGATGCTAAACCCGTAATGCACTACACAGAAGGCGATTTAGTGATATCTTTGAAGGGCTGTAAACAAAGAGGGTCCTGTGCATCTGACATCAATACTTTTTACGCTCAGACGAGGAAGTAA